Proteins encoded by one window of Rhodobacteraceae bacterium IMCC1335:
- a CDS encoding phosphoribosylglycinamide formyltransferase, with the protein MSEKKVAIFISGGGSNMLQLIDSMQGMQAASPVLVVSNDPNAAGLASAAQRGVATGAVDHKPFGQDRAAFEAKISDLLAPYQPDIICLAGFMRILSADFVAAWAGKILNIHPSLLPKYKGLHTHARAIKAGDAEAGCSVHQVTADLDDGPILGQAKLSIQPADTPESLAQRVLQLEHKLYPAVLARFASDDLRPVFITG; encoded by the coding sequence GTGAGTGAAAAGAAAGTTGCAATTTTTATATCGGGCGGCGGCTCAAACATGCTGCAACTGATTGACAGCATGCAGGGTATGCAGGCAGCTTCCCCCGTTTTGGTGGTGTCAAACGATCCCAATGCCGCAGGTTTAGCCAGTGCGGCGCAGCGCGGTGTGGCGACTGGCGCGGTTGATCATAAACCCTTCGGGCAAGATCGCGCCGCGTTTGAAGCAAAAATAAGTGATCTCTTGGCGCCATATCAACCAGATATTATCTGTTTGGCTGGCTTCATGCGCATCCTCTCCGCCGATTTCGTGGCTGCATGGGCTGGAAAAATATTGAACATCCATCCTTCTTTGCTGCCCAAATATAAGGGGCTTCATACGCATGCGCGTGCCATTAAGGCCGGAGATGCTGAGGCGGGATGCAGCGTGCATCAAGTGACTGCTGATTTGGATGATGGCCCTATTTTAGGGCAGGCAAAATTATCAATACAACCGGCTGATACGCCGGAAAGCCTTGCGCAGCGCGTTTTACAGCTTGAGCATAAGCTTTATCCTGCCGTGTTGGCTCGGTTTGCGAGCGATGACTTGCGGCCTGTTTTTATCACTGGCTAA
- a CDS encoding FAD-dependent oxidoreductase — MKSRTKVVVIGGGIAGCSTLYHLTQEGWSDVVLIERNELTSGTTWHSAAQVTNFGMNQTMVGLKTHSINLYKELRDDADYPVSYRHGDGGIRLANTRAQMDGYAHFASMAQGMDVEFEVLDAAQCARRHPLISTDNLMGGLWDGNDGDIDPASLCQALARRARLAGAEVYRNTPVTDLTQHKDDTWTVHTECGDIDCDIVVNAGGYRVNEVGAMMGVHHPVASMEHQYFVTEDIPAIADAGHRMPLLRCPISDFYSRQEKGGLLIGFYEQACKTWGMDGIDPNFVNALCPNDLDRVMDVLEGVFKRMPVLSEVGIKNIVNGPITYTIDGAPLVGPIPGKRNAYCIIGLRAGLGEGGGHGWLLAQQIVHGEAQYDTWCIDPRRFTGHANVELTALKAIEDYQNEFRFHFPHEHRSAGRGAKTTSLTPVLAAEGAEFTIVNGWERVEYIKPSSDFQPTLGFHFDEAFNVIAGEVKNVQENVGLCEVNGFNRFEITGVDRHAFLDRMFCGTVTKKAARVGLGYLLNHHGMVKGEATIANIPASDRGPDRVWYGSAAAAEYHDMDWLCGHLDPALDVQVKSLTNDQTILVLAGPKARDVLSACSRADWSRDAFPWLTVRECFIGFAPATVLGVSFSGELAYEIHVPNHALYAAYTSLRTAGGAQGLKIFGARAVDSMRLEKGFLHWKSDLLTEFDPFETGLERFVKMNKPDFIGKAALSKRVATGPRKKLASLHIDCTHAPAQGGASVKVEGRVTGTITSGDWGHRLGMNLAYGFVSPEHAEIGTKMTVDVIGKPVPATVIGAGPYDPANAIMRG, encoded by the coding sequence ATGAAATCGCGCACCAAAGTTGTTGTTATCGGGGGCGGGATTGCTGGCTGTTCGACGCTGTATCACCTGACGCAAGAAGGCTGGTCGGATGTTGTCTTGATCGAACGCAACGAACTGACATCTGGCACAACGTGGCATTCCGCAGCGCAGGTGACGAACTTTGGTATGAACCAGACGATGGTGGGGCTGAAGACACATTCGATCAATTTATATAAAGAACTGCGTGATGATGCAGATTACCCTGTCAGCTATCGTCACGGCGATGGTGGCATCCGTCTTGCCAATACCCGGGCACAGATGGATGGCTATGCGCATTTTGCATCCATGGCGCAGGGCATGGATGTTGAATTTGAAGTGCTCGACGCAGCTCAATGTGCACGCCGTCACCCGCTGATTTCAACCGACAACCTGATGGGTGGTCTTTGGGATGGCAACGATGGCGATATTGATCCTGCCTCTTTGTGTCAGGCGCTTGCACGCCGAGCTCGCTTAGCCGGTGCCGAGGTGTACCGAAACACGCCCGTCACTGACTTGACCCAGCACAAAGATGATACATGGACCGTACATACCGAGTGCGGCGACATTGATTGCGATATCGTCGTGAATGCGGGCGGCTACCGCGTGAACGAGGTTGGGGCGATGATGGGTGTTCATCACCCCGTCGCTTCGATGGAACATCAGTATTTCGTGACCGAGGATATTCCTGCAATCGCAGATGCCGGCCACCGGATGCCACTGCTGCGCTGTCCTATAAGTGACTTCTACAGCCGTCAGGAAAAAGGCGGCCTGCTTATTGGCTTTTACGAACAAGCTTGCAAAACTTGGGGTATGGACGGCATTGACCCTAATTTTGTTAATGCGTTATGCCCGAACGATCTGGACCGTGTGATGGACGTATTAGAGGGCGTTTTTAAACGCATGCCTGTCTTGTCCGAAGTCGGTATCAAGAACATCGTCAATGGTCCGATCACATATACCATCGACGGAGCGCCTTTGGTCGGCCCCATTCCAGGCAAGCGCAACGCCTATTGCATCATCGGTCTGCGCGCCGGATTGGGCGAAGGCGGCGGTCACGGCTGGCTCTTGGCTCAGCAGATTGTGCACGGCGAGGCACAGTATGACACTTGGTGCATCGACCCACGCCGTTTTACTGGCCACGCCAATGTAGAACTGACCGCGCTGAAGGCGATCGAGGACTACCAAAACGAATTCCGGTTCCACTTTCCCCATGAACACCGCTCGGCAGGTCGCGGCGCAAAAACCACATCTTTAACACCTGTCTTGGCCGCCGAAGGCGCAGAATTTACCATCGTGAATGGCTGGGAACGGGTTGAATACATCAAACCATCCTCTGATTTTCAGCCCACCCTTGGCTTTCACTTCGACGAAGCCTTTAACGTCATCGCTGGCGAAGTCAAAAACGTGCAGGAAAACGTTGGCCTGTGCGAAGTGAACGGCTTTAATCGATTTGAAATTACAGGCGTAGATCGTCATGCGTTTTTGGATCGCATGTTTTGCGGCACCGTCACCAAAAAAGCGGCGCGCGTCGGGCTTGGTTACCTGTTGAACCATCACGGCATGGTCAAAGGCGAGGCGACAATCGCCAATATCCCCGCATCTGACCGTGGACCGGATCGCGTCTGGTACGGGTCTGCAGCGGCGGCAGAATATCACGATATGGATTGGCTATGCGGGCATCTTGATCCCGCACTCGACGTTCAGGTCAAAAGCCTAACCAATGATCAAACCATTCTGGTGTTGGCTGGTCCCAAAGCACGCGACGTTTTATCCGCTTGTTCGCGAGCCGATTGGTCACGCGACGCATTTCCATGGCTAACCGTTCGGGAATGTTTCATCGGTTTCGCGCCTGCAACCGTACTTGGCGTCAGCTTTTCAGGTGAATTGGCGTATGAAATTCATGTGCCCAACCACGCGCTTTACGCAGCATATACTTCATTGCGCACAGCAGGTGGCGCGCAAGGTCTTAAAATATTTGGTGCGCGCGCTGTTGACTCAATGCGGCTAGAGAAGGGTTTCTTGCATTGGAAGTCTGACTTGCTGACAGAATTTGATCCCTTCGAAACAGGTCTTGAGCGTTTCGTCAAAATGAATAAACCCGACTTTATCGGCAAGGCTGCACTATCAAAACGTGTTGCAACAGGCCCCCGAAAAAAATTGGCGTCACTGCATATTGATTGTACCCACGCGCCTGCCCAGGGCGGCGCTTCCGTGAAAGTGGAGGGCCGCGTGACCGGTACCATTACATCGGGTGATTGGGGACACCGTTTGGGAATGAACTTAGCCTATGGTTTTGTGAGCCCAGAGCATGCCGAAATAGGCACTAAAATGACCGTTGATGTGATCGGTAAACCGGTGCCCGCAACCGTGATCGGCGCGGGTCCCTATGATCCCGCAAACGCCATTATGCGTGGCTGA
- a CDS encoding LysR family transcriptional regulator yields MIEARHLKFGLIEDFDSDIGPELAVLLASGMPKCEFAHYTRSSSEILDMLLRHSLDIGIASSPNNNTDQLKEFPMLRDPFVLAVPANCTIHPESFLAGSAELTMLHYAKDQQIRKQIAAHLRRLNIGIPVRFEIESNQTMMAMIADGAGWAVTTPACYFRARRFHKQVQLHAFPAKGFARHLSLFAREECADEIVGTINAAMRNLIEMRLINPATEAMPWLKDELCLLPLKANS; encoded by the coding sequence ATGATCGAAGCTCGCCATCTAAAATTTGGCCTTATTGAAGACTTCGATAGCGATATTGGACCAGAATTGGCGGTGCTCTTGGCGAGTGGCATGCCCAAATGTGAATTTGCCCACTATACGCGGTCGAGCAGCGAGATATTGGACATGTTGCTGCGTCACTCCTTGGACATCGGCATCGCGAGTAGTCCTAATAATAATACTGACCAGTTGAAAGAATTCCCGATGCTTCGCGATCCCTTTGTATTGGCAGTGCCCGCAAATTGCACAATCCACCCAGAAAGTTTTCTGGCAGGATCGGCGGAGCTGACAATGCTACACTACGCAAAAGATCAACAGATCAGAAAGCAGATCGCAGCGCATTTACGACGCTTGAACATTGGGATTCCCGTCAGATTTGAAATTGAAAGTAACCAAACAATGATGGCGATGATTGCGGATGGTGCAGGCTGGGCAGTGACGACACCAGCCTGCTACTTTCGAGCCCGAAGGTTTCACAAACAAGTCCAACTGCACGCGTTTCCTGCAAAGGGCTTTGCGCGTCATCTGTCGCTATTTGCACGCGAAGAATGCGCTGACGAAATTGTCGGAACCATCAATGCGGCGATGCGAAATCTCATCGAAATGCGTCTAATCAATCCTGCGACCGAGGCGATGCCGTGGTTAAAAGATGAGCTGTGCCTGTTGCCTTTAAAGGCAAATTCCTAG
- a CDS encoding phosphoribosylformylglycinamidine cyclo-ligase, with amino-acid sequence MSKAAKEITYADAGVDIDAGNALVDKIKPLAKHTMRSGVMSGLGGFGGLFDLKAAGYKDPILVAATDGVGTKLRIAIETGQLETIGVDLVAMCVNDLVCQGAEPLFFLDYFATGKLDVTEAARVVSGIADGCAQSGCALIGGETAEMPGMYQENDFDLAGFSVGALERGSSLPANVAEGDILLGLKSSGVHSNGYSLVRKLVELSGLAWDAPSPFGSGTLGEALLMPTRLYVKQVLAALARGGLHGLAHITGGGLSENIPRVLNGQQGVSINLENWALPELFQWLAQQGGLSQAEMLKTFNCGIGMVLVVAPEAQAQITALLKEMGEDVIELGRVTDHPGVQFQGTLL; translated from the coding sequence ATGAGCAAAGCCGCCAAGGAAATCACCTATGCCGATGCTGGCGTGGATATCGACGCAGGAAATGCCTTGGTAGATAAAATCAAGCCTCTGGCAAAGCACACGATGCGCTCTGGTGTGATGTCGGGCCTAGGCGGGTTTGGCGGATTGTTTGATCTCAAAGCCGCGGGGTATAAAGATCCGATTTTGGTGGCAGCCACGGATGGCGTGGGCACCAAGCTTCGCATTGCGATAGAGACAGGGCAGCTTGAAACGATTGGTGTTGATTTGGTTGCGATGTGCGTGAATGACTTGGTCTGCCAAGGCGCTGAGCCTTTATTCTTCTTGGATTACTTTGCAACTGGAAAACTGGATGTCACCGAGGCGGCGCGGGTGGTGTCTGGAATTGCAGATGGCTGCGCACAATCAGGCTGTGCATTGATCGGCGGTGAAACCGCTGAAATGCCGGGTATGTATCAAGAGAATGATTTTGATCTGGCCGGGTTTTCTGTGGGCGCGTTAGAACGTGGCAGCTCTTTGCCCGCCAATGTCGCCGAAGGGGATATATTGCTTGGATTGAAGTCCAGCGGTGTTCATTCTAACGGGTATTCTTTGGTGCGCAAATTGGTCGAACTGTCTGGCTTGGCTTGGGATGCGCCAAGTCCTTTTGGATCTGGAACTTTAGGGGAGGCCTTGCTGATGCCAACGCGGCTTTATGTAAAGCAGGTGCTTGCGGCTCTGGCTCGGGGGGGCTTGCATGGTTTGGCGCATATCACCGGTGGTGGTCTTTCAGAAAATATTCCCCGCGTGTTGAACGGGCAGCAAGGGGTTTCGATCAATCTCGAGAACTGGGCCTTGCCTGAGCTGTTCCAGTGGCTGGCACAGCAAGGTGGCCTGTCGCAGGCGGAAATGTTAAAAACGTTCAATTGCGGTATTGGTATGGTTTTGGTTGTGGCGCCAGAGGCGCAAGCTCAAATCACCGCTCTGCTGAAGGAAATGGGCGAAGACGTTATTGAACTTGGCCGGGTGACTGATCACCCCGGTGTGCAGTTTCAAGGCACGCTTTTGTGA
- a CDS encoding c-type cytochrome encodes MIKKIWELAFLFLLFGGSSTALAHHELANRNLSNGQKNYQRFCASCHGANLEGQPNWRDFKEDGSLPAPPHDETGHTWHHDTEMLFNYTKLGGQATLEAVGVNNYLSGMPAFEELLSDVEIWEILSYIRSTWPEHIQEAHATRHPKKIEE; translated from the coding sequence TTGATTAAAAAAATATGGGAATTAGCGTTTTTATTTTTACTTTTTGGCGGATCAAGCACTGCGCTTGCGCATCATGAATTGGCTAATCGCAACTTATCAAACGGGCAAAAAAACTATCAGAGATTTTGCGCAAGTTGTCATGGCGCAAATCTTGAAGGTCAACCTAATTGGAGAGACTTTAAAGAAGATGGGAGCCTGCCGGCACCACCGCATGATGAAACTGGGCACACCTGGCATCATGATACGGAAATGTTATTTAACTATACAAAACTTGGGGGGCAGGCGACTTTAGAAGCGGTTGGAGTAAATAACTATTTAAGCGGTATGCCAGCATTTGAAGAACTTCTTAGCGATGTGGAAATTTGGGAAATTTTATCTTACATCAGATCTACTTGGCCCGAGCACATTCAAGAGGCACACGCCACCAGACATCCGAAAAAAATTGAAGAGTAG
- a CDS encoding LysR family transcriptional regulator codes for MDRFKLPREAGLSISTVSHHLRSLEAQLGVTLLNHARRPMTLTPVGAVFFKNVDEALKLIRMAQT; via the coding sequence ATGGATCGGTTCAAGTTGCCGCGTGAAGCCGGGTTATCAATTAGCACCGTCTCTCACCATTTGCGAAGTCTTGAAGCACAATTGGGGGTCACCCTTCTGAATCATGCGCGACGACCGATGACGCTCACACCGGTGGGCGCTGTGTTTTTTAAAAATGTCGATGAAGCGTTAAAGCTAATCCGAATGGCACAGACTTAA
- a CDS encoding TIGR03643 family protein, translated as MVELEQHEISDIIQMALSDHVSFADIEGQYGLKESQVKTLMRQNLKRGSYQAWRKRVARFARRRAHYK; from the coding sequence ATGGTAGAATTGGAACAGCATGAAATCAGCGATATCATTCAAATGGCTTTGTCGGATCACGTGTCCTTTGCCGATATAGAGGGGCAATATGGGTTGAAAGAAAGCCAAGTGAAAACGCTTATGCGGCAGAATTTGAAACGTGGGAGCTATCAAGCCTGGCGCAAACGTGTGGCGCGGTTTGCGCGCCGCCGCGCGCATTACAAGTAG
- a CDS encoding cupin: MPIETDADPMTPYQLPFPKEALDEIIIPDAMPKDDRLWVPQAENVWFRPLCLNRSQGYWTTLLKVRKAGVLSRHRHPQGVHGFVLKGHWHYLEHDWVAETGSYVFEPPGETHTLVVPDGVDEMITFFQVNGMMLYVDPWGKVQGYEDVFSKIDLCKKHFAAVGLGEDFVNQFIR; the protein is encoded by the coding sequence ATGCCGATCGAGACCGATGCAGACCCCATGACACCGTATCAGCTGCCATTTCCGAAAGAGGCTCTTGATGAGATAATTATCCCAGATGCGATGCCTAAGGATGATCGTTTATGGGTGCCTCAGGCAGAAAATGTTTGGTTTCGACCTTTGTGTTTAAACCGCTCTCAGGGATATTGGACAACATTACTGAAGGTGCGCAAGGCGGGGGTGTTGTCTCGTCACCGGCATCCACAGGGTGTGCACGGATTTGTTTTGAAAGGGCATTGGCATTATTTAGAACATGATTGGGTGGCCGAAACAGGTTCCTATGTATTCGAACCTCCTGGAGAGACGCATACATTGGTGGTGCCCGACGGCGTGGATGAAATGATCACGTTTTTTCAAGTGAACGGTATGATGTTATATGTGGATCCTTGGGGAAAAGTTCAGGGCTATGAGGATGTGTTTTCCAAGATTGATCTGTGTAAAAAACATTTCGCGGCCGTTGGGCTTGGGGAAGATTTTGTGAATCAATTCATCCGATGA
- a CDS encoding glutaredoxin: MVTSQKICVHGLKAKDLLKRNGYRVDDRHLKDTDAIQTFKKAHNVPSLPQVFIENKAIGGFDELRKHFGVTSNAENSTTYKPIIALFLIAGFLALNTLWLGNADKSLIRFLELFVSISMVLLGLQKLQDIERFATMFLNYDLLAQRWVRYAYIYPFIETLAGLLMMVGAFTIVMAPVTLIAASIGALSVFKAVYIDKRDLKCACVGGDSKVPLGFISLLENIMMLAMASWMLTKLL; encoded by the coding sequence ATGGTTACATCTCAAAAAATATGCGTGCATGGTCTGAAAGCAAAGGATCTTCTAAAGCGAAATGGCTATCGCGTTGACGATCGTCACTTGAAAGATACTGATGCAATCCAAACCTTTAAGAAAGCTCATAATGTTCCTTCCCTGCCGCAGGTTTTTATAGAGAATAAGGCAATTGGAGGGTTTGATGAATTGCGCAAGCATTTTGGCGTAACATCAAACGCTGAAAATAGTACGACTTACAAACCAATCATTGCTTTATTTTTAATAGCTGGGTTTCTTGCATTAAATACCCTGTGGTTAGGTAATGCAGATAAAAGTTTGATCAGATTTTTGGAATTGTTTGTCTCTATTTCAATGGTCCTTTTAGGATTGCAAAAACTTCAAGATATCGAACGCTTTGCCACCATGTTTTTGAATTATGATTTGCTGGCCCAACGTTGGGTGCGTTATGCCTATATTTATCCTTTTATAGAAACACTGGCTGGCTTGCTGATGATGGTTGGAGCCTTCACGATTGTAATGGCCCCTGTAACCTTGATCGCGGCTTCGATTGGAGCGCTTAGTGTTTTTAAAGCCGTTTACATAGATAAACGCGACTTGAAATGCGCCTGTGTGGGAGGCGACAGCAAAGTCCCACTTGGTTTTATATCCCTGTTGGAAAATATCATGATGTTGGCAATGGCGAGTTGGATGCTCACGAAATTGTTATAA
- a CDS encoding c-type cytochrome, giving the protein MKILVSLFLALLFITFGVQYFSNGSASAAMEEGTALVAIKTPESYSQNAQIGQRLFEAKCADCHGPNAVGQAGVAPPLIHIIYEPNHHGDESFQRAVALGVRAHHWKFGNMPAVAGLTRAEVKSIIAYVRELQKHNGIF; this is encoded by the coding sequence ATGAAAATTTTAGTAAGTTTATTTTTGGCCTTACTGTTTATCACCTTCGGTGTTCAATATTTCTCTAATGGTTCTGCTTCCGCTGCAATGGAAGAAGGGACAGCGCTTGTTGCAATTAAAACACCCGAGAGTTACTCGCAAAATGCACAAATCGGACAAAGGCTGTTTGAGGCTAAATGCGCCGATTGCCATGGGCCTAACGCGGTGGGTCAAGCAGGTGTGGCACCGCCGCTTATTCATATAATATACGAACCCAATCATCATGGTGATGAGAGCTTCCAGCGCGCTGTGGCACTGGGTGTGCGCGCACATCACTGGAAATTCGGCAATATGCCCGCAGTGGCAGGCCTTACCAGAGCGGAGGTCAAATCTATCATTGCCTACGTACGAGAATTACAAAAACATAACGGTATTTTCTAA
- a CDS encoding c-type cytochrome, with the protein MYIWAASGFILLGSLALIYFFVTNPQKVEIDTVNLREANSDRGAYIFLATGCSNCHVAEGETKKTRLAGGQKFKTDFGVFIAPNISNSREYGIGGWKFDDFYTAIKFGQSPEGRHYFPAFPYVAYSKIRDQDIADLWSFWKTLPSIETPNIEHEIKFPFNIRRNIGIWKLLYMPKNFVDPIDDRATYLVEALSHCAECHTPRSVMGGLNKSQWMRGAVNPSGQGLIPSIHPSDLGWSEADIIEYLSSGFTPDFDVASGKMVSVIENTSKLSLSDRALIADYLMRISID; encoded by the coding sequence ATGTACATTTGGGCTGCCTCTGGCTTCATCTTGCTTGGTTCTTTAGCTCTTATATATTTCTTTGTGACCAATCCCCAAAAAGTAGAAATAGATACGGTTAATTTACGTGAAGCAAACTCTGATCGAGGTGCCTATATATTTTTGGCGACCGGTTGTAGCAATTGTCACGTTGCTGAAGGGGAGACGAAAAAAACGCGACTTGCCGGTGGTCAAAAATTTAAAACTGACTTTGGAGTTTTTATCGCTCCAAATATATCTAACAGCAGAGAATATGGAATCGGAGGTTGGAAATTTGATGATTTTTACACAGCGATAAAATTTGGACAAAGCCCAGAGGGACGGCACTATTTTCCTGCATTTCCTTATGTCGCCTACTCAAAAATTAGAGATCAAGATATTGCCGATCTTTGGTCGTTTTGGAAGACACTGCCCAGTATTGAAACGCCCAACATAGAACATGAAATCAAATTCCCTTTCAATATTAGACGCAATATTGGCATTTGGAAGCTGCTCTATATGCCTAAAAACTTTGTTGATCCGATAGACGACCGGGCAACTTATCTTGTTGAAGCCCTGAGCCATTGTGCTGAGTGTCACACTCCACGAAGCGTGATGGGTGGTTTGAATAAAAGCCAGTGGATGCGGGGTGCGGTAAATCCAAGTGGGCAGGGCCTTATTCCGAGTATTCATCCAAGCGATTTAGGATGGTCAGAAGCAGATATAATCGAATATTTATCGTCAGGGTTTACACCTGATTTTGATGTGGCTAGTGGAAAAATGGTATCGGTAATTGAGAATACATCGAAATTATCATTATCAGACCGAGCTTTAATCGCCGATTATCTAATGAGGATTTCAATTGATTAA
- a CDS encoding cytochrome c: protein MKKVFSVFTLLVLSASILWAHSGVKDPNVMKRMKLMSSMAENSKILGQMMKKQIPFDAKVAMSALREIGVLSEATPKAFKVNASDPKSEAKPLIWEEFVAFTELANQLADDLETSTIKTYDDLRPVLMKTAGSCKACHTRYR from the coding sequence ATGAAGAAAGTCTTTTCCGTATTCACATTACTTGTTTTAAGTGCATCGATTTTATGGGCGCATAGCGGTGTAAAAGACCCAAATGTGATGAAACGTATGAAGTTGATGTCTTCGATGGCTGAAAATTCGAAAATTCTTGGCCAAATGATGAAGAAGCAAATTCCTTTTGACGCCAAGGTTGCGATGTCAGCTCTGAGGGAAATTGGAGTATTGTCAGAGGCGACGCCAAAGGCGTTTAAGGTTAATGCGTCCGATCCGAAGTCCGAGGCCAAACCACTTATTTGGGAAGAGTTTGTCGCATTTACTGAGCTGGCGAACCAGCTAGCCGATGATTTAGAAACTAGCACGATAAAAACCTATGATGATTTACGGCCAGTATTGATGAAAACTGCCGGAAGCTGCAAAGCATGTCACACGAGATATCGTTAA
- a CDS encoding trimethylamine methyltransferase, which translates to MTDISKTTSGRSGGRAQRLIKRAAKPVINPCPPGQFGGMYKPLSQPDLENIFDTALRLLSELGMGEIPNRLRQDLLTAGAQDGEAGRVVFPRSLTEDAIAKAAKTFVLHGRDETRSIQVGGSKVYFGTGGAAVQTLDLDSGTYRPSTLADLHNFTRLQDTLANVSWYTRCCVATDVPSNFDLDVNTAYALLLNTTKPTATSFTLADYVAPIVKMLDIAAGGKGAFSKRPFMKAHISPVISPMRYGEDAVDVVYECIKHNIPMSCITAAQAGATAPATMAGFLVQSLAETLASLVMVHAIKPGYPMVFSNWPLVVDLRTGAFAGGSGESALLNAASAQLSNWIGLPSGVACSMTDAKAIDAQYGAEKGLTSLAAALAGGNLIYESSGMTASLLGASFEAFVLDDEMHSNTYRILRGIEVREENLGFDAINEAVLGPGHFLGGAHTISAMERDYFYPSLADRIEPQSWAENGAKSAWAVATERVRGILATHHPKYLSSDQDAMIRSQFKIL; encoded by the coding sequence ATGACGGATATATCAAAAACGACTTCCGGACGCAGCGGTGGGCGGGCACAACGTCTGATAAAGCGCGCGGCAAAACCTGTTATTAATCCCTGTCCACCTGGTCAGTTTGGAGGAATGTATAAACCCCTATCGCAACCAGATCTTGAGAACATCTTTGACACGGCGCTGCGGCTTTTATCTGAACTTGGCATGGGTGAAATCCCCAATAGGCTGCGACAGGACCTGCTGACCGCTGGCGCACAAGACGGCGAAGCAGGACGAGTCGTTTTTCCCAGATCCTTGACTGAAGATGCAATAGCCAAAGCTGCCAAAACATTTGTTCTGCATGGGCGTGACGAAACCCGTTCTATCCAAGTGGGAGGAAGCAAAGTTTATTTTGGAACTGGTGGTGCTGCCGTTCAAACGCTTGATTTGGACAGCGGAACATACCGCCCATCGACGCTTGCTGATCTGCATAATTTCACGCGCCTTCAGGATACTTTGGCCAATGTAAGCTGGTATACGAGGTGCTGCGTTGCGACCGACGTGCCGAGCAACTTTGATCTCGACGTCAACACGGCTTACGCCCTGCTCCTAAATACGACGAAACCAACAGCCACCTCGTTTACATTGGCCGATTATGTAGCGCCCATCGTCAAAATGCTAGACATCGCTGCCGGTGGCAAAGGTGCGTTTTCTAAACGTCCTTTTATGAAAGCGCACATAAGCCCCGTCATTTCCCCAATGCGCTACGGCGAGGATGCCGTAGATGTTGTTTATGAATGCATCAAACATAACATTCCAATGTCTTGTATTACGGCCGCCCAAGCCGGTGCTACCGCACCCGCAACAATGGCCGGATTTCTCGTACAATCCTTGGCAGAAACACTCGCCAGTTTGGTTATGGTTCACGCCATTAAGCCAGGATACCCGATGGTGTTTTCCAACTGGCCATTAGTTGTCGACCTACGCACGGGGGCATTCGCCGGTGGAAGTGGCGAAAGTGCCTTGCTCAACGCCGCATCTGCACAGCTTTCAAACTGGATTGGGCTTCCATCCGGTGTGGCCTGTTCAATGACCGACGCCAAAGCGATTGACGCGCAATACGGTGCGGAAAAGGGGCTAACATCACTTGCTGCGGCCCTCGCTGGTGGCAACCTTATCTATGAAAGTTCGGGCATGACTGCGTCGCTGTTAGGCGCTAGCTTTGAAGCCTTTGTACTAGACGACGAAATGCATTCAAACACCTACCGGATCTTGCGAGGCATCGAAGTGCGCGAGGAAAACTTAGGCTTTGATGCGATTAACGAAGCCGTTTTGGGGCCAGGGCATTTTCTTGGCGGGGCGCATACAATTTCCGCGATGGAACGGGATTATTTCTATCCATCGCTCGCGGACCGGATTGAACCACAAAGCTGGGCCGAGAACGGAGCGAAGAGTGCTTGGGCCGTCGCCACCGAACGGGTACGAGGTATCCTCGCAACGCACCATCCAAAATATCTCTCTTCAGATCAAGACGCCATGATCCGCAGTCAGTTCAAGATTCTCTGA
- the cueR gene encoding Cu(I)-responsive transcriptional regulator, which produces MNISEVAIKAGLSVKTVRYYADIALVPEAERSAAGYRTYDEPALKKLIFAKRAREFGFSISECQELLSLYQDEERTSANVKVIAQRRLEEIIQKQKELESLRKELAHLVNSCNGDDRPSCPIIDYLG; this is translated from the coding sequence ATGAATATTTCTGAGGTGGCCATAAAAGCGGGTCTATCTGTAAAAACCGTACGCTATTACGCAGATATCGCGTTGGTTCCAGAAGCTGAACGATCTGCAGCTGGGTATCGCACATATGATGAGCCCGCTTTAAAAAAATTAATTTTTGCAAAACGGGCTCGCGAGTTTGGGTTTAGCATTTCAGAATGCCAAGAACTGCTTAGTTTATATCAAGATGAAGAACGCACAAGCGCCAACGTAAAAGTGATAGCCCAAAGGCGGCTTGAAGAAATCATCCAAAAACAAAAAGAGCTCGAGAGCTTGAGAAAGGAGCTGGCGCATCTGGTCAACTCTTGTAATGGGGATGACCGTCCGAGTTGCCCAATAATCGATTATCTAGGCTAA